In one Candidatus Zixiibacteriota bacterium genomic region, the following are encoded:
- a CDS encoding DcrB-related protein gives MSKTNNKFNLDLPADWNDHTVHCFMGPDDSGHQHMLTVVVDPDVRGLELIEFARDRIAAAANPMQSIEVLKDEEKTLANGLPAWEYVYKWVPADGKVVYQKNIYMIIGERGYTFMASFTKKTMKTIALEVEKMICSLEPLTE, from the coding sequence ATGAGCAAAACCAATAATAAATTCAATCTTGACCTTCCGGCCGACTGGAACGATCACACCGTGCACTGCTTCATGGGACCCGATGACAGCGGCCATCAGCATATGCTGACGGTGGTGGTCGATCCCGATGTGCGCGGACTGGAGTTGATCGAATTCGCCCGGGACCGTATCGCCGCCGCGGCCAACCCGATGCAGAGTATCGAGGTACTCAAGGATGAGGAAAAGACTCTGGCCAATGGTCTCCCGGCCTGGGAATATGTGTACAAATGGGTCCCGGCCGACGGCAAGGTCGTGTATCAGAAAAATATTTACATGATTATCGGTGAGAGGGGATACACTTTCATGGCTTCATTTACCAAGAAAACCATGAAAACCATCGCCCTCGAAGTCGAAAAGATGATCTGTTCGCTGGAACCCCTGACGGAATAA
- a CDS encoding ATP-dependent Clp protease ATP-binding subunit codes for MDIASYSSDSRAIIKNAKEVAAAFKHPEIEVEHLLMATVRHEGTEVESILNQLGKSPSFVESIVEIYLKEQSSRSASREELSISPAVQNVLAQALDERNRLYDPLVEPEHILIAIFDPKSALSPYVRDKLDIQKEIIYRAIAESKAVEEIASGKPKKAEGGEEPAEGKRDVSKTLRYCTDMTNLAAAGEFDPMIGREKEVQQVIQILLRRRKNSPILVGGAGVGKSAIVEGFAQLVIEKKVPKALYDVKVMEVDMGAMVAGAKYKGEFEERFKALVGEVVKSAGKVVLFIDEIHTIAGAGGGGSGMDAANLIKPALARGQIRLIGATTQEEYTKYLEKDKALDRRFERVVVEQPTIDEAIRIARGVVPKYQDHHHVEFTSEALSASVKLAKRYLSERNLPDVALDIIDEAASEFCVKKEMAIELIPAVAEHIETVHKLMQACQGKDPVKNAEDFDRLYTAYDAFALAFGKLKDYWGHRVEASTGENL; via the coding sequence ATGGATATTGCCAGCTATTCATCGGATTCGAGGGCCATTATCAAGAACGCCAAAGAAGTGGCGGCCGCCTTCAAACATCCGGAAATAGAGGTCGAACATCTGCTTATGGCCACAGTCCGCCATGAGGGAACCGAGGTGGAATCGATCCTCAATCAGCTCGGCAAAAGCCCTTCCTTCGTGGAATCAATTGTCGAAATCTATCTCAAGGAACAATCCTCCCGTTCGGCATCGCGCGAGGAATTGAGTATTTCCCCGGCGGTGCAGAATGTTCTGGCCCAGGCGCTTGATGAAAGAAACCGGCTCTATGATCCGCTGGTTGAACCGGAACATATCCTGATCGCCATTTTCGACCCCAAATCGGCGTTATCACCCTATGTCCGTGACAAACTCGATATCCAGAAAGAAATTATCTATCGGGCTATTGCCGAAAGCAAAGCGGTCGAGGAAATCGCAAGCGGTAAACCGAAAAAGGCGGAGGGCGGCGAGGAACCGGCCGAAGGTAAAAGAGATGTTTCCAAAACCCTGCGCTATTGCACCGATATGACCAACCTGGCCGCGGCCGGCGAATTCGATCCCATGATCGGCCGCGAAAAGGAGGTCCAGCAGGTCATTCAGATTTTGCTTCGCCGCCGTAAAAACAGCCCCATCCTGGTCGGCGGAGCCGGGGTGGGAAAATCGGCCATTGTCGAAGGATTCGCCCAACTGGTGATCGAAAAAAAGGTCCCCAAAGCCCTGTATGATGTGAAAGTCATGGAAGTCGATATGGGAGCGATGGTGGCCGGGGCTAAATATAAAGGCGAATTTGAGGAACGGTTCAAAGCCCTGGTCGGCGAGGTGGTTAAATCAGCCGGAAAAGTGGTTCTTTTTATAGATGAAATACATACCATTGCCGGAGCCGGCGGGGGCGGATCGGGAATGGATGCCGCCAATCTGATCAAACCCGCCCTGGCCCGCGGTCAGATACGCCTGATCGGCGCCACCACCCAGGAAGAATACACCAAGTATCTCGAAAAAGACAAGGCTCTTGACCGCCGTTTTGAACGGGTCGTGGTGGAGCAGCCGACCATCGATGAGGCCATTCGGATTGCCCGGGGAGTGGTTCCCAAATACCAGGATCATCACCATGTGGAATTCACCTCCGAAGCCCTCTCGGCCTCGGTTAAACTGGCCAAACGTTACCTGAGTGAACGGAATCTGCCCGATGTGGCGCTGGATATTATTGACGAGGCGGCCTCCGAGTTCTGCGTTAAAAAGGAAATGGCGATCGAGCTTATACCGGCGGTCGCTGAACATATCGAGACGGTACATAAACTGATGCAGGCCTGCCAGGGGAAAGACCCGGTTAAAAACGCCGAGGATTTCGACCGGCTATATACCGCCTACGATGCTTTTGCGCTGGCCTTTGGCAAACTGAAGGATTACTGGGGACACCGGGTTGAGGCTTCAACGGGAGAAAACTTATGA
- a CDS encoding AAA family ATPase, with protein MTEDRLPIEDLKKEFDKKVALYGSLKTVVENLQPKIEDPDIAAVVARRTGIPLSKMMTAEKDRLVKMEAVLSAKIIGQENAIKAIANAVRKSRAGLKMPNRPVGSFLFLGPTGTGKTYLPKLLAEFLFDDKNAMVRMDMSEFMEAHSVAKIIGAPPGYVGYEAGGLLTEAVRRKPFSIVLFDEVEKAHPDVFNVLLQLLDDGRLTDGQGRTVDFSNTVVVLTSNYAADKILDADREGREVNMDEVRSFLFSKFRPEFLNRLNDIIIYHSFTPEQVQKIAALEFKQLAVLLKDQHIEAILSPEAESKLARDGYTPELGARPIQRTIERDIINRLSVEIITGAIVPGDKILIDVRDEVYIFTKREKS; from the coding sequence ATGACCGAAGATAGACTGCCAATCGAGGATTTGAAAAAGGAGTTTGACAAAAAAGTCGCTCTTTACGGGTCGCTGAAAACGGTGGTGGAAAACCTTCAGCCCAAAATCGAGGATCCCGATATCGCGGCGGTGGTGGCCCGGCGGACCGGGATTCCGCTGTCGAAGATGATGACCGCCGAAAAAGACCGCCTGGTGAAAATGGAGGCGGTGCTATCGGCTAAAATTATCGGACAGGAAAACGCCATCAAGGCCATTGCCAATGCCGTGCGGAAATCCCGCGCGGGATTGAAAATGCCCAACCGCCCGGTCGGATCGTTTCTTTTCCTGGGGCCCACCGGAACCGGTAAAACCTATTTGCCCAAGCTCCTGGCCGAATTCCTGTTCGATGATAAAAACGCCATGGTGCGGATGGATATGTCGGAGTTTATGGAAGCCCATTCGGTGGCCAAGATAATCGGTGCTCCGCCGGGATATGTCGGTTATGAGGCGGGCGGCCTGCTGACCGAAGCGGTTCGGAGGAAACCGTTTTCGATTGTTCTGTTCGATGAGGTCGAAAAGGCTCATCCCGACGTTTTCAATGTCCTTCTGCAGTTGCTTGATGACGGCCGGCTGACCGATGGCCAAGGCCGGACGGTCGATTTCTCCAACACCGTCGTGGTCCTGACCTCGAATTACGCCGCCGATAAAATTCTTGATGCCGACCGGGAGGGCCGCGAGGTTAACATGGATGAAGTCCGGTCATTTCTGTTCAGTAAGTTCCGCCCGGAATTTTTAAACCGGCTCAACGATATTATTATATACCATTCATTCACCCCGGAACAGGTGCAGAAAATCGCGGCTTTGGAATTCAAACAACTGGCCGTATTACTGAAAGACCAGCATATCGAAGCGATTTTAAGCCCGGAGGCCGAAAGCAAACTGGCCCGCGACGGGTATACCCCGGAACTGGGCGCCCGCCCGATTCAGAGGACAATCGAGCGGGATATTATCAACCGGCTCTCGGTGGAAATAATCACCGGGGCGATTGTCCCGGGCGATAAAATTCTGATAGATGTCAGGGATGAAGTTTATATCTTTACCAAACGAGAAAAGTCTTAA
- a CDS encoding type VI secretion system contractile sheath small subunit, translating to MAKFILGATERIKKDDSIPVELLPSNKLLYVAKLNNSEDPDPTPAKCQNLKEVFEKFRPSFSTELETTDGEPVNAKFEIKAMKDFTSKELIEKNDYLQKTYYSKEMIADLDKQLKKNNALKKTLSDEEKKKALLKAAKYYIDLLTE from the coding sequence ATGGCAAAATTTATTCTTGGTGCAACCGAGCGAATCAAAAAAGATGATTCTATCCCGGTTGAGCTTCTGCCGTCCAACAAATTGCTCTATGTGGCCAAGCTCAACAACAGCGAGGATCCCGATCCGACTCCGGCCAAATGCCAGAATCTCAAGGAAGTTTTCGAGAAGTTCCGGCCTTCGTTTTCCACCGAACTGGAGACAACCGACGGTGAACCGGTCAATGCCAAATTCGAGATCAAGGCCATGAAGGATTTCACCTCCAAGGAATTGATCGAGAAAAATGACTATCTCCAGAAGACGTACTATAGCAAGGAGATGATTGCCGATCTGGATAAGCAACTCAAGAAAAACAATGCCTTGAAGAAAACGCTGTCCGACGAGGAAAAGAAAAAAGCCCTCTTGAAGGCGGCCAAATATTACATAGACCTTCTGACCGAATAG
- the vgrG gene encoding type VI secretion system tip protein VgrG, translating to MAEKMPLDPKADAREKGGGEEKKQSILNTPAECTLVIDGRQIKYDIARLEIKQTIDGHHIMKLRAHQQGQISAAADFADQIPYADYLGKSVSITIKPTGGMVDAAREHGFIGVITQIDLDNSIDALNQTMVTAASPTVSMDGAEHNVFYRDQSASDIIGAILRKHPLTLGKIESSSGTLAFSVQYRETDYEYVMRLAASGGLFALYDGKEFRVVKANSSNAEELVWRESLGAFSVGLGTAPAEFNARVYNYEQKKTYTQDTASLSQQASLSNLSRISPEASKKIFSESGFSAAPAVVDDAQSLDGTLQKERLRAMGRMIVCKGQSNIPRLSVGRCAKIKGMKNFDGMYWVTAVTHIYDDTGYYNTFQCTPVDIAYPAARSSRKPATHLQMAVVVDNNDPDKLGRIKVKFPWNESDETPWVRLAVPHAGDKRGWLSLPEIDDEVLIGYEQNNPDLPIALAALYNKETALPADPGGSNDFKVFVTRSGNQIYMSDEDGKEEIKILQKGDKNQIVLQLSGPSITIKSDGGDISLEAKNITIKADEAIKLEGGKDVNAKAGANLKIEASANMDLKASAMMTVDGGMTTVKGQPLQLN from the coding sequence ATGGCGGAAAAAATGCCCCTGGATCCCAAGGCCGATGCCCGTGAAAAAGGCGGCGGCGAGGAGAAAAAACAATCGATCTTGAACACCCCGGCCGAATGCACCCTGGTGATCGATGGCCGACAGATTAAATATGATATCGCCCGATTGGAAATCAAACAAACCATCGACGGCCATCATATCATGAAACTGCGCGCCCACCAACAGGGCCAGATTTCCGCCGCGGCCGATTTCGCCGATCAGATACCATATGCCGATTATCTCGGTAAATCCGTCTCGATTACCATTAAGCCGACCGGAGGGATGGTCGATGCCGCCCGGGAGCATGGTTTTATCGGGGTGATTACTCAAATTGATCTCGACAACAGTATCGACGCTCTCAACCAGACCATGGTCACCGCCGCCAGTCCGACGGTTTCCATGGATGGCGCCGAACATAATGTTTTTTATCGCGACCAGAGCGCATCGGATATAATCGGGGCCATTCTGAGAAAACACCCCCTCACCCTCGGCAAGATCGAATCATCGAGCGGCACGCTCGCTTTCAGTGTTCAGTATCGCGAAACGGATTATGAATATGTCATGCGGCTGGCCGCCTCCGGCGGCCTGTTTGCCCTTTATGACGGCAAAGAATTCCGGGTGGTGAAAGCCAATTCCTCCAATGCCGAAGAACTGGTTTGGAGGGAATCGCTGGGCGCCTTCAGTGTCGGACTGGGTACCGCTCCGGCGGAATTCAATGCCCGGGTTTATAACTACGAGCAGAAAAAAACCTATACTCAGGATACCGCCTCATTATCGCAACAGGCCTCGCTGTCGAATCTCTCGCGGATTTCTCCCGAAGCCTCGAAAAAGATTTTTTCCGAATCCGGTTTTTCCGCCGCGCCGGCCGTGGTCGATGATGCCCAGTCACTGGACGGAACCCTGCAGAAAGAAAGACTGCGGGCGATGGGCCGGATGATTGTCTGCAAAGGACAGTCGAATATTCCCCGCCTGTCGGTCGGGCGTTGCGCCAAGATCAAGGGGATGAAAAATTTCGACGGGATGTACTGGGTGACGGCAGTTACCCATATTTACGACGACACCGGGTACTATAACACTTTTCAATGCACCCCGGTCGATATCGCCTACCCGGCCGCCCGCTCCTCCCGAAAACCGGCCACTCACCTGCAGATGGCGGTTGTGGTGGACAACAACGATCCCGATAAACTGGGAAGAATCAAGGTTAAATTCCCCTGGAATGAATCCGATGAGACACCGTGGGTCAGGCTGGCGGTCCCTCATGCCGGCGATAAACGCGGTTGGCTCAGCCTGCCGGAAATCGATGATGAGGTGTTGATCGGCTACGAGCAGAATAATCCCGACCTGCCCATCGCCCTGGCCGCCCTTTATAACAAGGAGACCGCTCTTCCGGCCGATCCCGGAGGTTCCAATGATTTCAAGGTCTTCGTCACCCGGAGCGGCAATCAGATATATATGAGCGATGAGGACGGAAAAGAGGAAATAAAGATCCTTCAGAAAGGTGATAAAAATCAGATCGTCCTGCAGCTTTCCGGCCCGAGCATCACCATCAAGAGCGATGGCGGCGATATCAGCCTTGAGGCCAAAAATATCACTATCAAGGCCGATGAGGCGATTAAGCTCGAAGGCGGGAAAGACGTTAATGCTAAAGCCGGAGCCAATCTTAAAATTGAAGCTTCGGCCAATATGGATTTAAAAGCCTCGGCCATGATGACCGTTGACGGAGGCATGACCACCGTTAAAGGACAACCCCTCCAGCTCAATTAA
- a CDS encoding GPW/gp25 family protein, producing MEYLTLPFVLRKGYLDKTDLYESISYSIGLLLSSRPGTMLFDPEYGCDIWDKEFSDVLTANKADLRANVRNAIDRYEKRLYNVSISIGDVDSSPTHTLGLVVKVTGNYRDNGEEKKYGEAFKIG from the coding sequence ATGGAATATTTAACCCTACCATTTGTTCTGCGCAAAGGTTACCTGGATAAGACCGATCTCTACGAGTCGATCTCCTATTCCATCGGCCTTTTATTAAGCAGCCGCCCGGGCACCATGCTGTTCGATCCCGAATACGGATGCGATATCTGGGACAAGGAATTTTCCGATGTCTTGACCGCCAACAAGGCCGATCTCCGGGCCAATGTCAGGAATGCGATCGATAGATATGAAAAACGACTGTACAATGTTTCTATCTCCATCGGCGATGTCGATAGCAGCCCCACCCATACTCTCGGCCTGGTGGTTAAAGTCACGGGCAATTATCGCGACAACGGCGAGGAAAAAAAATACGGTGAAGCTTTTAAAATTGGATAA
- a CDS encoding type VI secretion system baseplate subunit TssF, which translates to MPEHKSRTREQIFAEMHRELRNWNQDIPESPDRMDPILKILLQLYSQQLARIDTRLDQVWTVATNALIKSLLPESKRWPVPAFTVMRCAPTDPVVVVDRHTRFFHRDDREGGQTFFFSPRRTENLVSARVKHVFMKIDNTLVDLSPSSLEGSSTHTRIQITPPGGQATEIYLAIEHYGPAANFKNAAIFLKGNPDALKQLRWAYWLPGTASGRYLEKASFCPGLTSNLETMFTEHGRPINWGGLRSSTDLFKPLENNFVVIPDKFTGGWEPGPPSEELAALVARNSINLATDNENTYWIRLQLPRGGNKSSLMSSFEVNFNCFVVINKNELTLFKHTGGNRLVEIELPEKISNILEIIDVVDSNGRTYFPHHEAVADPEQKFYSLEERRDKLVLWFDFSQGIELPPDSITVNYAVTAGTDANGIEAGKISELYENHPGITSVENIIPASGAIPARTEEQILTEVSARLRSRDRALSFAEVANWTKTFDPRITAAVCENGIERADHGVRRCIIVTIKIKNSEFYSDDEIALLQTRLNSFLKERSPVNTHYRILVEKV; encoded by the coding sequence ATGCCCGAACATAAATCCCGTACCCGGGAACAAATATTTGCCGAGATGCATCGCGAACTGCGAAACTGGAATCAGGATATTCCGGAGTCGCCGGACCGCATGGACCCGATCCTGAAAATTCTTCTCCAGCTTTATTCACAGCAACTGGCCCGGATCGATACCCGTCTCGACCAGGTCTGGACGGTGGCCACCAACGCTCTGATAAAATCGCTCCTTCCGGAAAGCAAACGCTGGCCGGTCCCGGCCTTTACGGTGATGCGTTGCGCCCCGACTGATCCGGTGGTGGTGGTCGATCGCCACACCCGTTTCTTTCATCGCGACGATCGCGAGGGCGGCCAGACTTTTTTCTTCTCACCCCGGCGAACCGAAAACCTGGTATCTGCCCGGGTCAAACATGTCTTTATGAAAATCGACAACACCCTGGTCGATTTGTCTCCCTCGAGTCTTGAGGGAAGCTCCACCCACACCCGGATCCAGATAACTCCACCGGGCGGACAGGCCACCGAGATATATCTGGCCATCGAGCATTACGGGCCGGCGGCGAATTTTAAAAATGCCGCTATCTTCCTCAAGGGCAATCCCGATGCGCTCAAACAACTGCGCTGGGCTTACTGGCTTCCCGGAACGGCTTCGGGCCGGTATCTGGAAAAGGCCTCGTTCTGTCCCGGCCTGACCAGCAATCTGGAAACCATGTTTACCGAACACGGACGGCCGATTAACTGGGGCGGGCTTAGAAGCAGTACCGACCTGTTCAAACCGCTCGAAAATAATTTTGTCGTTATTCCGGATAAATTCACCGGCGGTTGGGAGCCGGGACCGCCATCCGAGGAATTGGCCGCCCTGGTCGCCCGGAACAGCATCAATCTGGCAACCGATAACGAAAACACCTACTGGATTCGCCTGCAGTTACCCCGCGGGGGTAATAAATCGAGCCTGATGTCATCCTTTGAAGTGAATTTTAACTGCTTTGTGGTTATAAATAAAAACGAGTTGACCCTGTTCAAACATACCGGCGGCAATCGCCTGGTGGAAATCGAACTGCCCGAGAAAATCTCGAATATTCTCGAAATTATCGATGTCGTCGATTCCAATGGCCGCACTTATTTCCCGCATCACGAGGCCGTGGCCGACCCGGAACAGAAATTCTATTCACTGGAGGAACGCCGGGATAAGCTGGTCCTCTGGTTCGATTTCTCTCAAGGGATAGAATTGCCCCCGGATTCCATTACCGTCAATTATGCCGTTACTGCCGGAACCGATGCCAACGGCATTGAAGCCGGTAAAATCAGCGAGTTGTACGAGAACCATCCCGGAATCACTTCCGTCGAGAATATTATCCCGGCCTCGGGGGCTATTCCGGCCCGGACCGAGGAGCAGATTCTAACCGAGGTTTCGGCGCGATTGCGGAGTCGTGATCGGGCTTTGAGTTTTGCCGAGGTTGCCAACTGGACGAAGACCTTCGATCCCCGGATTACTGCGGCAGTTTGTGAAAACGGAATCGAGCGGGCCGATCACGGAGTCCGGCGGTGTATTATCGTAACCATCAAAATAAAAAACAGCGAATTTTATTCCGATGATGAAATCGCCCTGTTGCAAACCCGGCTGAACAGTTTCCTGAAAGAGCGCTCGCCGGTTAACACCCATTACCGGATTCTGGTTGAAAAGGTATGA
- a CDS encoding type VI secretion system baseplate subunit TssG — MTADKNNLMPDFCSRRSPMHYTTALNILMKMGVSLSRVEILAVGEYENYRGEVNQQEPDPGTPVDSKTRIVLKIGYPSPVDQMPYQFFYGLQRIRSDTGEWEENARRLMAPFDAATIRGEATACFEQLKYDYGTLEPEHLMRVLRLFDFDPTPGGSDLKRLLFWISMLPNFHHWAGNPDFVATVLNFLFGYRIEIIENTETEYDIPVAIQSRLGSKTGRLGRETVLGRRFRERDSSYEVVIKGVPASGVADFLPGHPVRKQVEWVLGFCMPNNLAYRIRVRVDAEPCKIGTKEARAYLGYATYV, encoded by the coding sequence ATGACCGCGGATAAGAATAACCTGATGCCCGATTTCTGCAGTCGCAGAAGCCCGATGCATTATACGACGGCTCTCAATATCCTGATGAAAATGGGGGTCAGCCTGTCGCGGGTGGAAATTCTTGCAGTCGGGGAGTATGAAAATTACCGGGGTGAGGTCAACCAGCAGGAACCCGATCCGGGAACTCCCGTAGACAGCAAAACCAGAATCGTCCTGAAAATCGGTTATCCCAGCCCCGTTGACCAGATGCCCTATCAGTTTTTTTATGGTCTGCAGAGAATTCGGTCGGATACCGGCGAATGGGAGGAAAATGCCCGGCGATTGATGGCGCCTTTTGATGCGGCCACGATCCGGGGCGAGGCCACCGCCTGTTTCGAGCAACTCAAGTACGATTACGGAACTCTGGAACCGGAACATCTAATGCGGGTTCTCAGGCTTTTTGATTTCGATCCGACTCCCGGCGGTTCCGATCTGAAACGGCTCCTTTTCTGGATTTCTATGTTACCCAATTTCCATCACTGGGCCGGGAATCCGGATTTTGTCGCCACTGTCCTGAATTTTCTTTTTGGATACCGTATCGAAATTATCGAAAATACCGAAACCGAGTATGATATCCCCGTGGCAATCCAGTCCCGGCTGGGCTCCAAAACGGGCCGGTTGGGAAGGGAGACGGTTCTCGGGCGAAGGTTTCGGGAGCGTGATTCGAGCTACGAGGTGGTTATTAAAGGTGTTCCGGCATCCGGAGTAGCCGATTTTTTACCTGGGCACCCGGTCAGAAAACAGGTCGAATGGGTTCTTGGGTTCTGCATGCCCAATAATCTGGCCTACCGTATTAGAGTGAGGGTCGATGCCGAACCATGTAAAATCGGGACGAAAGAGGCGCGTGCCTATCTCGGTTACGCCACCTATGTATAG